One Schistocerca nitens isolate TAMUIC-IGC-003100 chromosome 1, iqSchNite1.1, whole genome shotgun sequence DNA segment encodes these proteins:
- the LOC126219119 gene encoding glucose dehydrogenase [FAD, quinone]-like: MMWVTAVLLWVRCAASLKLQHQQHQQQQLETPARYDFVVVGGGTAGCALAARLSEVRGWRVLLLEAGGAPPQAADVPLAASIAAGPGSPLDWGYRAERDARFCRAMEGGRCRWPRGRALGGSSAINFMIHSRGSPHDYDHWARLGNRGWAYRDVLPYFRKSEDARLPADFGASAEFRGLAGPVPVRPAAWRSPLAPMFVAAAQQAGLPRNDPNGPHQVGVSFVQVSSAAQSKFTK, from the exons ATGATGTGGGTGACGGCGGTACTACTGTGGGTCCGGTGCGCTGCCTCGCTgaagctgcagcatcagcagcatcagcagcagcagctggagaCGCCGGCGCGGTACGACTTCGTGGTGGTGGGCGGCGGCACGGCGGGCTGCGCGCTGGCGGCGCGGCTGTCCGAGGTGCGCGGCTGGCGGGTGCTTCTGCTGGAGGCTGGCGGCGCGCCGCCGCAGGCCGCAGATGTGCCGCTGGCGGCCAGCATCGCTGCGGGCCCGGGCTCGCCCCTCGACTGGGGCTACCGGGCGGAGCGCGATGCGCGCTTCTGCCGCGCCATGGAGGGCGGCCGCTGCCGCTGGCCCCGCGGCAGGGCGCTGGGCGGCAGCTCCGCCATCAACTTCATGATCCACTCCAGGGGCAGCCCGCACGACTACGACCACTGGGCCAGGCTGGGCAACCGCGGCTGGGCCTACCGCGACGTCCTGCCCTACTTCCGCAA GAGCGAGGACGCGCGGCTGCCGGCGGACTTCGGCGCCTCGGCGGAGTTCCGCGGCTTGGCCGGGCCGGTGCCGGTGCGGCCCGCCGCCTGGCGCTCTCCGCTGGCGCCGATGTTCGTCGCCGCCGCGCAGCAGGCCGGCCTGCCCCGGAACGACCCCAACGGGCCGCACCAGGTCGGCGTCAGCTTCGTACAGGTCAGCAGCGCGGCGCAGTCTAAGTTCACAAAGTGA